One window from the genome of Rhodopseudomonas sp. P2A-2r encodes:
- the fmt gene encoding methionyl-tRNA formyltransferase has product MPLRLIFMGTPDFAVPTLLELVAHGHEVVAVYTRAAKPSGRGMKLQPTPVEREATRLGIPVLTPTTLKTPEAEATFRAHEADAAVVVAYGMILPQNILDVPELGCFNLHGSLLPRWRGAAPINRAVMEGDAESGVMVMKMDVGLDTGDVAMAERIAITDAMTAQDLHDALAPLGADLMVRAMGALERGRLTFSKQSEVGVTYAAKIDKAEAKIDWSKPARAVLRHIHGLSPFPGAWCEVPLDGEAVRVKILRCALANGAGAPGDLLDDQLTIACGEGAIRIVELQRAGKAPMKAVDFLRGTPLKPPLRLG; this is encoded by the coding sequence ATGCCCCTTCGTCTGATCTTCATGGGCACGCCGGACTTCGCGGTACCGACGCTGCTTGAACTGGTGGCCCACGGCCATGAGGTCGTGGCGGTCTACACGCGCGCGGCCAAGCCCTCCGGCCGCGGCATGAAGCTGCAGCCGACACCGGTGGAACGCGAGGCGACGCGGCTCGGCATTCCCGTGCTGACACCTACCACGCTGAAGACGCCGGAGGCCGAGGCGACGTTTCGCGCGCACGAAGCCGATGCCGCCGTGGTCGTCGCCTATGGCATGATCCTGCCGCAGAACATTCTCGATGTGCCCGAGCTTGGCTGTTTCAACCTGCACGGCTCGCTGTTGCCGCGCTGGCGTGGTGCGGCGCCGATCAACCGCGCGGTCATGGAAGGAGATGCCGAGAGCGGCGTGATGGTGATGAAGATGGATGTCGGCCTCGACACCGGCGACGTCGCCATGGCCGAGCGCATCGCGATCACCGATGCGATGACCGCGCAGGATCTGCACGATGCGCTGGCGCCGCTCGGCGCCGACCTGATGGTGCGGGCGATGGGCGCGCTGGAGCGCGGCCGGCTGACGTTCAGCAAGCAGAGCGAGGTGGGCGTCACCTACGCCGCCAAGATCGACAAGGCCGAGGCGAAGATCGACTGGTCGAAGCCGGCGCGTGCGGTGCTGCGGCATATCCACGGCCTGTCGCCGTTTCCCGGCGCCTGGTGCGAGGTGCCGCTCGACGGCGAGGCGGTGCGCGTCAAGATCCTGCGCTGCGCGCTGGCCAACGGCGCAGGTGCGCCGGGCGATCTGCTCGACGATCAACTCACCATTGCCTGTGGCGAGGGCGCGATCCGCATCGTCGAGCTGCAGCGCGCCGGCAAGGCGCCGATGAAGGCGGTCGATTTTCTGCGCGGCACGCCGCTCAAGCCGCCTCTACGGTTAGGCTGA
- the truA gene encoding tRNA pseudouridine(38-40) synthase TruA, with protein MPRYRLLIEYDGAPYSGWQVQDNAPSVQAALEDAVKAICGESVRVHGAGRTDAGVHALGQVAHCDIERPFVPGRLRDGLNAHLRPHPIGILSAEVVADDFEARFSATRRHYIYKIVNRRANLAIDIGHVWRVPRPLDSDAMHAAAQRLLGKHDFTTFRDTECQAKSPLRTLDQLDVVRDGEAVNIVTSARAFLHSQVRSMVGSLVWVGHGRWSADDLAAALAAKTRSACGPVAPPDGLYLVKVDY; from the coding sequence ATGCCACGCTACAGGCTCCTTATCGAATATGACGGCGCGCCGTATTCCGGCTGGCAGGTGCAGGACAATGCGCCTTCGGTGCAGGCCGCGCTGGAAGATGCCGTGAAGGCGATCTGCGGCGAGTCCGTCCGCGTGCACGGCGCCGGCCGCACCGATGCCGGCGTTCATGCGCTGGGTCAGGTCGCGCATTGCGACATCGAACGGCCATTCGTCCCCGGCCGGCTGCGCGATGGCCTCAATGCGCATCTGCGACCGCATCCGATCGGCATCCTGTCCGCGGAGGTTGTCGCGGACGATTTCGAGGCGCGGTTCTCCGCTACGCGGCGGCACTACATCTACAAAATCGTCAACCGGCGGGCGAACCTGGCCATCGACATCGGTCACGTGTGGCGCGTGCCGCGACCGCTCGACAGCGACGCCATGCACGCGGCGGCGCAGCGGCTGCTCGGCAAGCACGATTTCACCACCTTTCGCGACACCGAATGCCAGGCGAAATCGCCGCTGCGCACGCTGGACCAGCTCGACGTGGTCCGCGACGGCGAGGCCGTCAACATCGTCACCTCGGCGCGCGCCTTCCTGCACAGCCAGGTGCGGTCCATGGTGGGGTCACTGGTGTGGGTCGGCCACGGCCGCTGGAGCGCCGACGATCTCGCCGCGGCATTGGCGGCGAAGACTCGCAGCGCCTGCGGTCCGGTGGCGCCACCTGACGGGCTGTATCTGGTGAAGGTGGATTACTGA
- the dapD gene encoding 2,3,4,5-tetrahydropyridine-2,6-dicarboxylate N-succinyltransferase, giving the protein MSLSALESIINTAFEARDSVNAATKGEVREGVDYALDLLDKGEARVAERQADGVWKVNQWLKKAVLLSFRLNDMSAIPGGPGGSSWWDKVPSKFEGWGDNAFRAAAFRAVPGAIVRRSAFIAKNVVLMPSFVNLGAYVDESTMIDTWSTVGSCAQIGKRVHISGGVGIGGVLEPLQAGPVIIEDDCFIGARSEVAEGVIVRKGAVLAMGVFLGASTKIVDRATGEVFIGEVPEYSVLVPGNLPGKPMQNGEIGPSTACAVIVKRVDERTRSKTSINELLRD; this is encoded by the coding sequence ATGTCGCTGTCCGCCCTTGAATCCATCATCAACACTGCTTTTGAGGCGCGCGACAGCGTCAACGCCGCCACCAAGGGCGAGGTCCGCGAGGGTGTCGATTACGCGCTCGACCTGCTGGACAAGGGCGAGGCCCGCGTCGCCGAACGGCAGGCCGACGGCGTCTGGAAGGTCAACCAGTGGCTAAAGAAGGCCGTGCTGCTGTCGTTCCGCCTCAACGACATGAGCGCCATCCCGGGCGGTCCCGGCGGATCGTCGTGGTGGGACAAGGTGCCGTCCAAGTTCGAAGGCTGGGGCGACAATGCATTCCGCGCCGCCGCCTTCCGCGCCGTGCCGGGCGCCATCGTGCGCCGCTCAGCCTTTATCGCCAAGAACGTCGTGCTGATGCCGTCCTTCGTCAATCTCGGCGCCTATGTCGACGAGAGCACCATGATCGACACCTGGTCGACCGTCGGCTCCTGCGCCCAGATCGGCAAGCGCGTGCACATCTCCGGCGGCGTCGGCATTGGCGGCGTGCTGGAGCCGCTGCAGGCCGGCCCGGTGATCATCGAGGACGACTGCTTCATCGGCGCGCGCTCCGAAGTCGCCGAAGGCGTGATCGTTCGCAAGGGTGCGGTGCTGGCGATGGGCGTGTTCCTGGGCGCCTCGACCAAGATCGTCGATCGCGCCACCGGCGAAGTGTTCATCGGCGAGGTGCCGGAATATTCCGTGCTGGTGCCCGGCAACCTGCCGGGCAAGCCGATGCAGAACGGCGAGATCGGCCCTTCGACCGCCTGCGCCGTGATCGTCAAGCGCGTCGACGAGCGCACCCGTTCCAAGACCAGCATCAACGAACTGCTGCGCGACTGA
- a CDS encoding AmpG family muropeptide MFS transporter — MTNAPQPTESSVALKPRASWREALAVYLQPRVLIVLLLGFSSGLPLALSGSTLLVWMTESGVNLKTIGLFALVGTPYTLKFLWAPLVDALHVPLFTRRFGRRRGWLVFSQLLLIAAILLLALTDPAKSPLFVALGALLVAAMSSTQDIVVDAFRVESLPEEEQAAGMASYVAAYRIGMLVSTAGALFMVSAYEGTGLPRGTAWMWGYVTMAAMVLIGTVTALAATEPAQSARAEAATGADSAMQRVTKAAIGALSEFLARKDAWAALAFVVLFKFTDAFSGTMTAPFVIDLGFTRNDYAAIVKGVGLAATLLGGFAGGFVARRYSLPTSLWIGGVLQAVANLSFSWLAIIGVNQWALAFAITAENFTSAIGTVIFVAYLSALCKNPLHTATQYALLTALAAVGRTYLSASAGYVAATIGWPLFFAICVVVAVPSLILLVWLQRRGHFEGLETTRS; from the coding sequence ATGACCAACGCGCCCCAGCCGACCGAATCGTCCGTCGCTCTCAAACCGCGCGCCTCATGGCGCGAGGCGCTGGCGGTGTATTTGCAGCCGCGGGTGCTGATCGTGCTGCTGCTCGGCTTTTCCTCGGGGCTGCCGCTGGCGCTGTCAGGCTCCACGCTGCTGGTGTGGATGACCGAATCCGGCGTCAACCTGAAGACCATCGGACTGTTCGCGCTGGTCGGCACGCCCTACACGCTGAAATTTCTTTGGGCGCCTTTGGTCGACGCGCTGCACGTGCCGCTGTTCACCCGCCGCTTCGGCCGTCGCCGCGGCTGGCTGGTGTTCTCGCAATTGCTTCTGATCGCGGCCATCCTGCTGCTGGCGCTCACCGATCCCGCGAAGTCGCCGTTGTTCGTGGCGCTTGGCGCGCTGCTGGTGGCGGCGATGTCGTCGACCCAGGACATCGTGGTCGACGCCTTCCGCGTCGAGAGCCTGCCCGAGGAAGAACAGGCGGCCGGCATGGCGTCGTATGTCGCGGCGTATCGCATCGGCATGCTGGTCTCCACTGCCGGGGCGCTATTCATGGTCAGCGCCTATGAAGGCACCGGTCTGCCGCGCGGCACCGCGTGGATGTGGGGCTATGTGACCATGGCGGCCATGGTGCTGATCGGCACCGTCACCGCGCTTGCTGCCACCGAGCCCGCGCAATCGGCCCGCGCCGAGGCGGCCACCGGCGCCGACAGCGCGATGCAGCGGGTGACGAAAGCGGCGATCGGCGCGCTCTCTGAATTCCTGGCGCGCAAGGATGCCTGGGCGGCGCTGGCCTTCGTGGTGCTGTTCAAGTTCACCGACGCATTTTCCGGCACCATGACCGCGCCGTTCGTGATCGATCTCGGCTTCACCCGCAACGACTACGCCGCCATCGTCAAAGGCGTGGGCCTCGCCGCCACCTTGCTCGGCGGCTTCGCCGGCGGTTTCGTGGCGCGACGCTATTCGCTGCCCACCAGCCTGTGGATCGGCGGCGTGCTGCAGGCGGTGGCCAACCTGTCATTCTCCTGGCTGGCCATCATCGGCGTCAATCAGTGGGCGCTGGCCTTCGCCATCACCGCAGAGAATTTCACCAGCGCCATCGGCACCGTGATCTTCGTCGCCTACCTCTCGGCACTGTGCAAGAACCCGCTGCACACCGCCACACAATACGCCCTGCTCACCGCGCTGGCCGCGGTCGGGCGCACCTATCTCTCGGCCAGCGCCGGCTATGTGGCTGCGACCATCGGCTGGCCGCTGTTTTTCGCGATCTGCGTGGTGGTGGCGGTCCCCAGCCTGATCCTGCTGGTCTGGCTGCAGCGGCGCGGGCATTTCGAGGGGCTGGAAACGACACGAAGCTAG
- a CDS encoding DUF1036 domain-containing protein, with protein sequence MTSARTKVVVMPGLVPGIHVFLVALASLFASIGTARADLKLCNRMSYVVEAAIGIDDKSATATRGWFRIDPAQCRVVVQGTLSADRILLHARALGVYGASPMPQNGTDSLCVAPDNFIIAAARQCRPGQTPASFTMIKPSTTDDGQMVAYLAEDSEYDDEQARLAAIQRLLVVAGYDAAPIDGVDGPKTQNALASFLKSRGLAADIVKAPNFFDTMINAVQAPSTSGLTWCNDTQYNVMAAIATGDGKAITSRGWYRIEPGKCLHPDLVGQPRQVFSFAEATDAVGRAVRLKDRVLNWGGATRLCTRESKFEISDQADCGTRGLAVTGFAAVDMSSGGSTIRFELP encoded by the coding sequence GTGACGAGCGCGCGCACCAAAGTCGTCGTCATGCCCGGCCTCGTGCCGGGCATCCACGTCTTCCTTGTTGCGCTCGCATCTCTATTTGCATCCATCGGCACGGCCCGCGCCGACCTCAAGCTCTGCAACCGCATGAGCTATGTGGTCGAGGCGGCGATCGGAATCGATGACAAAAGTGCCACCGCCACCCGCGGCTGGTTTCGCATCGACCCGGCGCAATGCCGCGTCGTCGTCCAGGGCACCCTCAGCGCCGACCGCATCCTGCTGCATGCCCGCGCGCTCGGTGTCTACGGCGCCTCGCCAATGCCGCAGAACGGCACCGACAGCCTGTGCGTCGCCCCGGACAATTTCATTATCGCTGCGGCGCGTCAGTGCCGCCCCGGCCAGACGCCGGCATCCTTCACCATGATCAAGCCGTCGACGACCGACGACGGCCAGATGGTCGCTTATCTCGCCGAAGACAGCGAATATGACGACGAGCAGGCGCGGCTGGCGGCGATCCAGCGGCTGCTGGTGGTCGCCGGCTATGACGCCGCGCCCATCGACGGCGTCGACGGACCGAAGACGCAAAACGCGCTGGCCTCCTTCCTGAAGAGCCGCGGGCTGGCCGCAGACATCGTGAAGGCGCCGAATTTCTTCGACACCATGATCAATGCCGTACAGGCGCCGTCCACCAGCGGCCTGACCTGGTGCAACGATACCCAGTACAATGTAATGGCGGCCATCGCGACCGGCGATGGCAAGGCGATCACCAGCCGCGGCTGGTATCGGATCGAGCCGGGCAAATGCCTGCACCCCGATCTTGTCGGCCAGCCCAGGCAGGTTTTCAGTTTCGCCGAAGCCACCGACGCGGTCGGCCGTGCCGTGAGGCTCAAGGACCGCGTGCTGAACTGGGGCGGCGCCACCAGGCTATGCACCCGCGAGAGCAAGTTCGAGATCAGCGACCAGGCCGATTGCGGCACCCGCGGCCTCGCTGTCACCGGCTTTGCTGCGGTCGACATGAGCAGCGGCGGCAGCACGATTCGTTTCGAGCTGCCGTGA
- a CDS encoding YbaB/EbfC family nucleoid-associated protein yields the protein MADFLGMMKQAAQLQSKMKAMQDELEHVEVEGMSGGGLVTVRMTAKMDVKSIKIDPSLMKPDEHEILEDLMVAALGDAKRKAEIAMQEKMQALTGGLGLPPGMGLT from the coding sequence ATGGCTGACTTTCTCGGCATGATGAAGCAGGCGGCGCAACTGCAGTCCAAGATGAAGGCGATGCAGGACGAGCTCGAACATGTCGAGGTCGAAGGCATGTCCGGCGGCGGCCTGGTCACGGTGCGCATGACCGCGAAGATGGATGTGAAGAGCATCAAGATCGATCCCTCGCTGATGAAGCCGGACGAGCACGAGATTCTTGAGGACCTGATGGTCGCTGCGCTCGGTGACGCCAAGCGCAAGGCCGAGATCGCGATGCAGGAGAAGATGCAGGCGCTGACCGGGGGCCTCGGATTGCCGCCGGGGATGGGCCTCACCTGA
- the argB gene encoding acetylglutamate kinase yields MTDAPEISPLDQARILSEALPHMQQYDEETIVIKYGGHAMGAEDMAKAFARDIVLLEQTAINPVVVHGGGPQIATMLKRLGIQSEFAAGLRITDAATIEIVEMVLAGSINKQLVGYINEAGGKAVGLCGKDGNMVTATKATRTMVDPDSHIERVVDLGFVGEPDKVDLTLLNQLIGYDLIPVLAPLATSKNGQTFNVNADTFAGAVAGALKAKRLLLLTDVPGVLDKSKKLIPELSIKDARKLIADGTISGGMIPKVETCIYSLEQGVEGVVIIDGKMPHAVLLELFTNQGTGTLIHK; encoded by the coding sequence ATGACAGACGCGCCCGAAATCAGCCCGCTCGATCAGGCCCGCATCCTGTCGGAAGCGCTGCCGCACATGCAGCAATATGACGAGGAAACCATCGTCATCAAGTATGGCGGCCACGCCATGGGCGCGGAAGACATGGCAAAGGCCTTCGCCCGCGACATCGTGCTCCTCGAGCAGACCGCCATCAATCCGGTGGTGGTGCACGGCGGCGGCCCGCAGATCGCCACCATGCTGAAGCGGCTCGGCATCCAGTCCGAATTCGCCGCCGGCCTGCGGATCACCGACGCCGCCACCATCGAGATCGTCGAGATGGTGCTGGCCGGTTCGATCAACAAGCAGCTGGTCGGCTACATCAACGAGGCCGGCGGCAAGGCGGTCGGCCTGTGCGGCAAGGACGGCAACATGGTGACCGCCACCAAGGCGACCCGCACCATGGTCGATCCGGATTCGCATATCGAGCGGGTCGTCGACCTCGGCTTCGTCGGCGAACCCGACAAGGTCGACCTGACGCTGCTCAACCAGTTGATCGGCTACGACCTGATCCCGGTGCTGGCGCCGCTCGCGACGTCGAAGAACGGCCAGACCTTCAACGTCAACGCCGACACCTTTGCGGGTGCCGTCGCAGGCGCCTTGAAGGCCAAGCGCCTGCTGCTGCTGACCGACGTGCCGGGCGTGCTGGACAAGTCGAAAAAGCTGATCCCGGAACTGTCGATCAAGGACGCACGGAAATTGATTGCCGACGGCACCATTTCCGGCGGCATGATTCCCAAGGTCGAGACCTGCATCTATTCGCTCGAACAGGGCGTCGAAGGCGTGGTCATCATCGACGGCAAGATGCCGCATGCGGTGCTGCTGGAACTGTTCACCAACCAGGGCACCGGCACGCTGATCCACAAGTGA
- a CDS encoding DNA recombination protein RmuC: MNDILVMLGDTPISVGEALVGFAAMALALLLVIAIVIARSGSRGAALAIAQAIRADELEERLSEMLRAQSEATGRVDAMGQALASRQAEMGRAVSERLDSVTHRVGQSMEQSTRNTMDSLRVLHERLGIIDSAHKNLTDLTTQVTTLRDVLANKQSRGAFGQARMESIVQDGMPAGAYAFQHTLSSGKRPDCVIFLPDRRPLCIDAKFPLEAVTALHDARTDDEKKYAAQRLRADVMKHVSDIAEKYLIAGETQDTALMFVPSESVYAEIHDGFDDIIQKAYRARVVLVSPSLLMLAIQVMQQILKDARMRDAADQIRTEVMNLGDDLGRLRDRVLKLQTHFSQANEDVRQILISADKIEKRAGRIEELDFSKSEPATEATPLVKPAPSLKPDLFPSPIELRAGE; encoded by the coding sequence ATGAACGACATTCTTGTCATGCTCGGCGACACCCCGATCTCCGTCGGCGAAGCGCTGGTCGGCTTCGCCGCCATGGCGCTCGCCCTGTTGCTGGTCATCGCCATCGTCATTGCGCGCTCCGGCAGCCGCGGGGCGGCGCTGGCCATTGCGCAGGCAATCCGCGCTGACGAGTTGGAGGAGCGTCTCAGCGAGATGCTGCGGGCGCAATCCGAGGCCACCGGCCGGGTCGACGCCATGGGCCAGGCGCTCGCCAGCCGCCAGGCCGAAATGGGTCGCGCCGTCAGCGAGCGGCTGGATTCGGTGACCCATCGGGTCGGGCAAAGCATGGAACAGAGCACCCGCAACACCATGGACAGCCTTCGCGTGCTGCATGAGCGGCTCGGCATCATCGACAGCGCCCACAAGAACCTCACCGACCTCACCACCCAGGTCACCACCCTGCGCGACGTGCTGGCCAACAAGCAGTCGCGCGGCGCGTTCGGCCAGGCACGGATGGAATCCATCGTCCAGGACGGCATGCCGGCCGGTGCCTACGCATTCCAGCACACGCTGTCGTCCGGCAAGCGGCCGGACTGCGTGATCTTCCTGCCCGATCGGCGCCCGCTGTGCATCGACGCAAAGTTTCCGCTGGAGGCGGTGACGGCGCTGCACGACGCGCGCACCGATGACGAGAAGAAATACGCGGCGCAAAGGCTGCGCGCCGACGTGATGAAGCATGTCAGCGACATCGCCGAAAAATACCTGATCGCCGGCGAAACGCAGGACACCGCGCTGATGTTCGTACCGTCGGAGTCGGTCTATGCGGAAATCCACGACGGTTTCGACGACATCATCCAGAAAGCCTACCGCGCCCGCGTGGTGCTGGTATCGCCATCGCTCTTGATGCTGGCGATCCAGGTGATGCAGCAGATCCTCAAGGACGCGCGCATGCGCGACGCCGCCGACCAGATCCGCACCGAGGTGATGAATCTCGGCGACGACCTCGGCCGGCTGCGCGACCGCGTGCTGAAACTGCAGACCCATTTCAGCCAGGCCAATGAGGATGTCCGCCAGATCCTGATTTCCGCCGACAAGATCGAGAAGCGCGCCGGCCGCATCGAGGAGCTGGACTTCAGCAAGAGCGAACCGGCGACGGAGGCGACGCCGCTGGTGAAACCGGCACCATCGCTGAAGCCGGATCTGTTTCCGTCGCCAATCGAGTTACGGGCGGGAGAATAG
- the def gene encoding peptide deformylase, with protein MALREIIILPDKQLRLVSKPVEQVTAEVRKLADDMFETMYEAPGIGLAAIQIAVPLRLITMDLAKKDDEGGPKPRVFINPEIVSSSEEFSVYEEGCLSIPEYYEEVERPAQVRIRFMDIDGKVQEEDAEGLFATCIQHEIDHLNGVLFVDYLSKLKRDRVLKKFTKLAKRAD; from the coding sequence ATGGCCCTTCGTGAAATCATCATCCTGCCGGACAAACAGTTGCGGCTTGTCTCCAAACCTGTCGAACAGGTCACGGCCGAGGTGCGCAAGCTCGCCGATGACATGTTCGAGACCATGTATGAGGCGCCCGGCATCGGGCTCGCCGCGATCCAGATCGCCGTGCCGCTGCGGCTGATCACCATGGACCTCGCCAAGAAGGACGATGAAGGCGGCCCCAAGCCGCGGGTCTTCATCAATCCGGAGATCGTGTCATCCTCGGAAGAATTCTCGGTCTACGAGGAAGGCTGCCTGTCGATCCCGGAATATTACGAGGAGGTCGAGCGCCCAGCCCAAGTCCGCATCCGCTTCATGGACATTGACGGCAAGGTGCAGGAAGAGGACGCCGAAGGCCTGTTCGCCACCTGCATCCAGCACGAGATCGACCATCTCAACGGCGTGCTGTTCGTCGATTACCTCTCCAAGCTGAAGCGCGATCGCGTACTGAAGAAATTCACCAAACTGGCGAAGCGGGCGGATTAG
- a CDS encoding DUF805 domain-containing protein, whose protein sequence is MGTTRKLFSPEGRSNRLHYWLVGLTSSFAPLLLMLLLSAAVGGMHRGDGISFDMADLFRNPLSFGFGDSFIGAGPVVSRLLYAIAAPVGLAAVWVFAAATIRRLHDRNKSGWWIFHFYVAPVALNNFAARLDFSYATLAIGLIAMALSVWGCVETLFLQGTRGPNRFGADPLALPDTRPGWDQQGELEFVSHSAGPSPGGHVMRGHD, encoded by the coding sequence ATGGGCACCACGCGAAAACTGTTCAGTCCTGAAGGGCGCAGCAACCGCCTGCACTACTGGCTGGTCGGGCTGACCAGTTCTTTCGCGCCGCTGCTGCTGATGTTATTATTGTCGGCTGCCGTCGGCGGCATGCATCGCGGCGATGGGATCAGCTTCGACATGGCGGACCTGTTCCGTAATCCGCTGTCGTTCGGATTCGGCGATAGTTTTATCGGCGCAGGTCCCGTGGTCTCGCGGCTGCTGTATGCGATCGCCGCACCGGTCGGTCTCGCCGCTGTATGGGTATTCGCCGCTGCAACGATCAGGCGGCTGCATGACCGCAACAAAAGCGGCTGGTGGATTTTCCATTTCTACGTAGCCCCGGTGGCGTTGAACAATTTTGCAGCGCGACTGGACTTCTCGTACGCAACACTCGCCATCGGGCTGATCGCCATGGCCCTTTCCGTTTGGGGCTGCGTCGAGACGCTTTTCCTCCAAGGCACCCGCGGACCTAACAGGTTCGGCGCGGACCCGCTGGCCCTGCCCGATACACGACCCGGCTGGGACCAGCAGGGCGAACTGGAATTTGTCTCGCACAGCGCTGGCCCATCGCCGGGAGGCCATGTTATGCGAGGGCATGACTGA
- the dapE gene encoding succinyl-diaminopimelate desuccinylase: MTDALTIAQDLLRCPSVTPADAGALGVLERLLGDAGFALHRATFSEEGSPDIDNLYARIGSAAPHISFAGHTDVVPAGDESAWSHGAFSGDLKDGLLYGRGAVDMKGGIAASVAAVLDYLAANGGQPKGSISFLITGDEEGIAVNGTVKLLKWAAARGEKFDHCIVGEPSNVEAIGDTIKIGRRGSQSGTLIVDGVQGHVAYPHRASNPVPDIAALIVALSNEPLDNGNDQFQPSNLEFTTVDVGNTASNVIPAQARARFNIRFNDQHTQESLRELIDKRLAAAAGNRIKAYIVWEPCNADSFVTKPGAFTDLVSAAIEEVTGRRPDLNTGGGTSDARFITRYCPVIEFGLVGQTMHQIDERTPVADLEKLTKIYRSVLDRYFT; the protein is encoded by the coding sequence ATGACTGACGCCCTCACCATCGCGCAGGACCTGCTGCGCTGCCCCTCCGTAACACCCGCGGATGCCGGCGCGCTGGGCGTGCTGGAGCGACTGCTGGGCGATGCCGGCTTCGCCTTGCACCGCGCCACCTTCTCCGAGGAAGGCAGCCCCGACATCGACAATCTCTATGCCCGCATCGGCAGCGCTGCTCCGCATATCAGTTTCGCAGGCCATACCGACGTCGTGCCGGCCGGCGACGAGTCCGCCTGGAGCCATGGCGCCTTCTCCGGCGACTTGAAGGATGGCCTGCTCTACGGCCGCGGCGCCGTGGACATGAAGGGCGGCATCGCGGCGAGCGTCGCCGCCGTGCTGGACTATCTCGCGGCCAACGGCGGCCAGCCGAAAGGTTCGATCTCCTTCCTGATCACTGGCGACGAGGAAGGCATTGCCGTCAACGGCACCGTCAAGCTGCTGAAATGGGCGGCGGCGCGTGGCGAGAAATTCGATCACTGCATCGTCGGCGAACCCAGCAATGTCGAGGCGATCGGTGACACCATCAAGATCGGCCGCCGCGGCTCGCAGTCCGGCACGCTGATCGTCGATGGCGTGCAGGGCCACGTCGCCTACCCCCACCGCGCCTCCAATCCGGTGCCCGACATCGCTGCCTTGATCGTGGCGCTGAGCAACGAGCCGCTCGATAACGGCAACGATCAATTCCAGCCGTCCAATCTTGAGTTCACCACCGTCGACGTCGGCAACACCGCGAGTAATGTGATCCCGGCGCAGGCGCGCGCCCGCTTCAACATCCGCTTCAACGACCAGCACACGCAAGAGAGCCTGCGCGAACTGATCGACAAGCGCCTGGCCGCCGCGGCCGGCAACCGGATCAAGGCGTATATCGTCTGGGAACCGTGCAATGCCGATTCCTTCGTGACCAAGCCCGGCGCTTTCACCGATCTGGTGTCGGCAGCGATCGAAGAAGTCACCGGCCGTAGGCCCGATCTCAACACCGGCGGCGGCACCTCGGACGCGCGTTTCATCACGCGCTATTGCCCGGTGATCGAATTCGGCCTCGTCGGCCAGACCATGCACCAGATCGACGAACGCACGCCGGTCGCCGATCTGGAAAAGCTCACAAAGATCTATCGCAGCGTACTGGACCGCTATTTCACATGA
- a CDS encoding pyrimidine 5'-nucleotidase, with protein sequence MTLAQSPARGFGHIETWVFDLDNTLYPHHVNLWQQVDVRIRDFVSNFLKVPPEEAFRIQKDYYKRYGTTMRGMMTEHGVHADDYLAYVHKIDHSPLQPNPAMGEAIARLLGRKLILTNGSVAHAGAVLDRLGIAEQFEAVFDIVAAELEPKPAPQTYDKFLRLHGVDPARAAMFEDLSRNLVVPHQLQMTTVLVVPDDSAEVVREDWELEGRDAEHVDYVTDDLTGFLAALNEAR encoded by the coding sequence GTGACCCTCGCACAAAGCCCGGCCCGCGGCTTCGGCCATATCGAGACCTGGGTTTTCGACCTCGACAACACGCTGTACCCGCACCACGTCAATCTGTGGCAGCAGGTTGACGTCCGCATCCGCGACTTCGTCTCGAACTTCCTCAAGGTTCCGCCGGAGGAGGCGTTCAGGATCCAGAAGGACTATTACAAGCGCTACGGCACCACGATGCGCGGCATGATGACCGAGCATGGCGTGCACGCCGATGACTACCTCGCTTATGTCCACAAGATCGATCATTCGCCCCTGCAGCCCAATCCCGCCATGGGCGAGGCGATTGCAAGGCTGCTGGGCCGCAAGCTGATCCTGACCAATGGGTCGGTCGCGCATGCCGGCGCGGTGCTCGACCGGCTCGGGATCGCCGAGCAGTTCGAAGCGGTGTTCGACATCGTCGCCGCCGAACTGGAGCCGAAGCCGGCGCCGCAGACCTACGACAAGTTCCTCAGGCTGCACGGCGTCGATCCGGCCAGGGCCGCCATGTTCGAAGACCTGTCGCGCAACCTGGTGGTGCCGCATCAGTTGCAGATGACCACCGTGCTGGTGGTGCCGGACGATTCCGCCGAAGTGGTCCGCGAGGACTGGGAGCTGGAAGGCCGCGATGCTGAGCATGTGGATTACGTCACCGATGATTTGACCGGGTTTTTGGCGGCGCTGAACGAAGCGCGATAG